In Vigna radiata var. radiata cultivar VC1973A chromosome 3, Vradiata_ver6, whole genome shotgun sequence, the following proteins share a genomic window:
- the LOC106757150 gene encoding protein INVOLVED IN DE NOVO 2, with translation MAQSSSDEDTDISESEISEYEDKSYEELKSGSQNLKTSDESFTCPYCPKKRKRDYLYKELLQHASGVGQSSSQKRKARDKANHLALVKYLENDLMNVDVPSNDSKPEDENDSSVNSNDQFVWPWIGVVVNIPTRRTEDGRCVGESGSRLRDEYRSRGFNPVRVNPLWNFRGHSGTALVEFNKSWPGLDNAMAFERAYELDHHGKKDWFANCGQKSGLYAWVARADDYKMNSIYGEYLRKMGDVKTISELMEEEARRQDKLVSNLNNIIQVKNKHIKEIEVRYHETTHKMNLAMMEKDNLIQSYNEEIQKIQSTARDHFQKIFTDHEKLKTQLESQKNELELRKIELEKREAHNESERKKLAEEIEENATKNSSLQMAAIEQKKADENVMKLAEDQKRQKEQLHAKIIQLQKQLDMKQELELEIQQLKGSLSVLKHMEDDEDVEILKKVDNLQKDLRDKQQSLQDLDALNQTLIIKERESNDELQEARQALVDGVKELQPLGNIRLKRMGELDTSPFLEAMKKKYNEEDAEERASELCSLWEEYLKDPDWHPLKVIMVDGREKEIIKDDDEKLNGLKNDLGEGAYKAVVEALLEINEHNPSGRYLTSVLWNYKQGRRATLKEGVQFLLNYWKKRKRGTT, from the exons ATGGCTCAAAGCAGCTCTGATGAGGATACTGATATCAGTGAATCTGAAATCAGTGAGTACGAAGATAAATCCTATGAAGAACTGAAAAGTGGAAGTCAGAATTTAAAAACATCGGATGAGAGTTTCACTTGTCCGTATTGCCCTAAAAAGAGAAAACGGGATTATTTATACAAGGAGCTCCTTCAACATGCTTCTGGGGTGGGTCAGAGTAGTTCGCAAAAGAGGAAAGCTAGAGACAAAGCTAATCATTTGGCTTTAGTGAAATATTTGGAAAATGATCTCATGAATGTAGATGTTCCATCAAATGATTCAAAACCGGAAGATGAAAATGATTCTTCTGTTAATTCTAATGATCAGTTTGTGTGGCCTTGGATTGGAGTTGTAGTTAATATTCCAACCAGACGGACAGAAGATGGACGTTGTGTTGGCGAGAGCGGTTCCAGGCTGAGGGATGAGTATAGAAGCAGGGGTTTCAATCCAGTTAGAGTCAATCCTTTGTGGAATTTCCGGGGTCACTCTGGAACTGCTCTTGTGGAGTTCAATAAAAGCTGGCCAGGCTTAGATAATGCAATGGCATTTGAAAGAGCATATGAATTAGATCATCATGGGAAAAAAGATTGGTTTGCTAATTGTGGGCAGAAGTCTGGTCTTTATGCATGGGTTGCCCGGGCGGATGACTACAAAATGAACAGCATTTATGGAGAATATCTGCGCAAGATGGGTGATGTCAAAACCATATCTGAGCTCATGGAAGAAGAAGCTCGAAGGCAAGATAAACTTGTATCCAATTTGAATAACATTATTCAGGTCAAGAACAAGCACATAAAAGAGATTGAAGTGAGATACCATGAAACTACACACAAAATGAACCTTGCTATGATGGAAAAAGATAATCTCATTCAATCTTACAATGAAG AGATACAAAAAATACAGTCAACTGCCAGGGATCACTTCCAGAAGATTTTTACTGATCACGAAAAGCTCAAAACGCAACTGGAGTCTCAGAAAAATGAGCTTGAGTTACGGaaaattgaattagaaaaaCGTGAGGCACAcaatgaaagtgaaagaaaaaagttgGCGGAAGAAATTGAGGAG AATGCAACAAAAAATAGTTCTCTTCAGATGGCTGCTATTGAGCAAAAGAAAGCAGATGAAAATGTTATGAAACTGGCTGAAGATCAAAAG aGGCAAAAAGAGCAACTCCATGCTAAAATCATTCAGCTTCAGAAACAACTTGATATGAAACAAGAACTGGAGTTGGAGATTCAGCAATTAAAAGGATCTTTAAGTGTGTTGAAGCACATGGAAGATGACGAAGATGTTGAAATTCTGAAGAAAGTAGATAATTTACAAAAGGATTTAAGAGACAAGCAACAATCACTTCAAGACCTTGATGCACTTAATCaaacactaataattaaagAGCGCGAGAGTAATGATGAGCTGCAGGAAGCTCGACAAGCATTGGTTGAT GGAGTTAAAGAGTTACAACCTCTTGGAAATATTCGTTTGAAGAGAATGGGGGAACTTGACACAAGTCCATTCCTAGAGgcaatgaagaaaaaatacaatGAAGAGGATGCTGAAGAGAGAGCTTCAGAACTGTGCTCGTTGTGGGAAGAGTATCTGAAGGACCCAGATTGGCATCCACTCAAAGTTATCATGGTTGATGGGAGAGAAAAG GAAATTATTAAAGATGACGATGAAAAGCTGAACGGGTTGAAAAATGACCTGGGTGAAGGCGCATATAAAGCAGTGGTGGAGGCATTGCTAGAAATTAATGAACATAATCCTAGTGGCCGGTACTTAACCTCAGTATTATGGAACTACAAACAAGGAAGGAGAGCAACTCTTAAAGAAGGAGTGCAATTTCTGTTAAATTATTGGAAAAAACGCAAGAGGGGAACGACATGA